One part of the Halopenitus persicus genome encodes these proteins:
- a CDS encoding ferredoxin codes for MKVVFDRDTCIGMYQCVEEWDRFERNVDAGKADLVGGKPVEDGDDVYELTVPEGEEFDAEMAARVCPVDAIAVYDDDGEQVV; via the coding sequence ATGAAGGTCGTCTTCGATCGCGACACCTGCATCGGGATGTATCAGTGCGTCGAGGAGTGGGACCGGTTCGAGCGAAACGTGGACGCCGGGAAGGCGGACCTAGTCGGCGGCAAGCCGGTCGAGGATGGCGACGACGTCTACGAGCTGACCGTCCCCGAGGGCGAGGAGTTCGACGCGGAGATGGCGGCCCGTGTCTGTCCGGTGGACGCGATCGCGGTGTACGACGACGACGGCGAGCAGGTGGTCTGA
- a CDS encoding VOC family protein, which translates to MEPDVTAERPDSPFHTVGTDHITVIGSNVEDTIEYYRDLLGMSLVLRQPNLDQPEVTHLFFDTGDGRILTFFVTDDRPSNPNPQRTGLGQVHHLAFTIEAERLEEIKAALDDAGYGYNEFDRGAFHSLYTRDHNGLTIELAVDKYEIPDDRRGEVLARAQQARVEAGAEYVDDEHMEAAIEALGMEVVRNETPDADSGVGGVN; encoded by the coding sequence ATGGAGCCAGACGTCACCGCGGAACGACCCGACAGCCCGTTTCACACGGTCGGCACCGACCACATCACCGTCATCGGCAGCAACGTCGAGGACACGATCGAGTACTACCGCGACCTGCTCGGGATGTCGCTGGTCCTGCGTCAGCCCAACCTCGACCAGCCGGAGGTGACTCACCTCTTCTTCGACACCGGCGACGGCCGGATCCTCACCTTCTTCGTCACCGACGACCGGCCCTCGAATCCGAACCCGCAACGAACCGGACTCGGGCAGGTCCACCACCTCGCGTTCACGATCGAGGCCGAGCGACTCGAGGAGATCAAGGCGGCGCTCGACGACGCCGGCTACGGCTACAACGAGTTCGACCGCGGCGCGTTCCACTCGCTGTACACCCGCGACCACAACGGCCTCACGATCGAGCTCGCGGTCGACAAGTACGAGATCCCCGACGACCGCCGCGGCGAGGTGCTCGCGCGCGCCCAGCAGGCCCGCGTCGAGGCCGGCGCGGAGTACGTCGACGACGAGCATATGGAGGCGGCCATCGAGGCGCTCGGAATGGAGGTCGTCCGCAACGAGACCCCCGACGCCGACAGCGGCGTCGGCGGCGTGAACTGA
- the trmY gene encoding tRNA (pseudouridine(54)-N(1))-methyltransferase TrmY, which yields MRQFVIVAHELDPAANVSLDDLPGTGRLDLLCRCVGAAVFLSHGIRESVRVHLAVDDAYTVRFDADRLRHLHPDERNVAARIRDALQVREDAIGHQPADVSPGVEIYRMGFSETIDRLAREGTVVQLHEDGTPLAAETPPTDPVFVLSDHRDFTADERGTLADVAERQVRLGPETLHADHAITVAHNWLDTDGYASY from the coding sequence ATGCGCCAGTTCGTCATCGTCGCCCACGAGCTCGATCCGGCCGCGAACGTGTCGCTCGATGACCTCCCCGGGACCGGCCGGCTCGACCTGCTGTGTCGGTGTGTTGGTGCGGCGGTGTTCCTCTCCCACGGGATCCGGGAGTCGGTTCGGGTGCATCTCGCCGTCGACGACGCCTACACGGTTCGGTTCGACGCCGACCGCCTGCGGCACCTCCATCCCGACGAACGCAACGTCGCCGCCCGGATCCGGGACGCCCTTCAGGTCCGTGAGGACGCGATCGGCCACCAGCCCGCGGACGTCTCGCCGGGCGTCGAGATCTACCGAATGGGCTTCTCGGAGACGATCGACCGCCTCGCCCGCGAGGGGACCGTCGTTCAACTACACGAGGACGGCACGCCGCTGGCGGCGGAGACCCCGCCGACCGACCCCGTCTTCGTCCTCTCGGACCACCGTGACTTCACCGCGGACGAGCGCGGGACGCTCGCGGACGTCGCCGAGCGCCAGGTCCGGCTGGGCCCGGAGACGCTGCACGCCGACCACGCGATCACGGTCGCGCACAACTGGCTCGACACGGACGGCTATGCCTCCTACTGA
- the pyrF gene encoding orotidine-5'-phosphate decarboxylase has product MDTDSNADANAAGPAGFFDRLADRIAAVDSVVSVGLDPDPNRLPEFLADADLPRWAFNRRIIDATHEHAACYKPNAAFYEDPDGWRALRETIAYAHGKDVPVLLDAKRADIGNTTRRYASALDDADGLGADAITVNPYMGRDSLQPFLDRAAKGVFVLCRTSNPGGSDLQDLELASGEPVYERVAALADLWNDHGNVGLVVGATAPAELETLREAVPDLPFLVPGVGAQGGDAEAAVEHGLAARPGHDVNVGLVNSSRGIIFAGEDAVAGADARNGEEAAYFGAAGDAAKRLKRRLNRHR; this is encoded by the coding sequence ATGGATACCGACTCGAACGCGGACGCGAACGCCGCCGGTCCGGCCGGCTTCTTCGACCGGCTTGCGGACCGGATCGCGGCGGTCGACAGCGTCGTCTCCGTCGGCCTCGACCCGGACCCGAACCGGCTCCCTGAGTTTCTGGCCGACGCGGACCTGCCCCGATGGGCGTTCAACCGGCGGATCATCGACGCGACCCACGAGCACGCGGCCTGTTACAAGCCGAACGCCGCCTTCTACGAGGACCCGGACGGCTGGCGCGCGCTGCGCGAGACCATCGCGTACGCGCACGGGAAGGACGTCCCCGTCCTGCTCGACGCCAAGCGCGCCGACATCGGGAACACGACGCGGCGGTACGCGAGCGCGCTCGACGACGCGGACGGGCTGGGCGCGGACGCGATCACGGTCAACCCGTACATGGGCCGCGACTCCCTGCAGCCGTTCCTCGACCGGGCGGCCAAGGGCGTCTTCGTGCTCTGCCGGACGTCGAATCCCGGCGGGAGCGACCTCCAGGACCTCGAGCTCGCCTCGGGCGAGCCGGTCTACGAGCGGGTCGCCGCCCTCGCGGACCTGTGGAACGACCACGGCAACGTGGGGCTCGTCGTGGGTGCGACCGCGCCCGCGGAGCTCGAGACCCTCCGGGAGGCGGTCCCCGACCTGCCGTTCCTCGTTCCCGGCGTCGGGGCCCAGGGCGGCGACGCCGAGGCCGCGGTCGAACACGGCCTCGCCGCCAGGCCGGGCCACGACGTGAACGTCGGGCTCGTCAACTCCTCGCGCGGGATCATCTTCGCGGGCGAGGACGCCGTGGCCGGGGCGGATGCCCGCAACGGCGAGGAAGCCGCGTACTTCGGGGCCGCCGGCGACGCGGCGAAGCGACTGAAACGCCGGTTGAACCGGCATCGGTGA
- a CDS encoding CHY zinc finger protein, with protein MPPTDPDADDSAAATDSGIDADVGAAADRFDVPVRGVDVDPETRCAHYRSDVDVVTFRFACCDAYFPCFRCHAETTAHDAVPWPRDRFDEPAVLCGACGETLAPTAYLAADHACPACGAAYNPGCRAHHDRYFEV; from the coding sequence ATGCCTCCTACTGACCCCGACGCCGACGATTCCGCTGCCGCGACCGACTCCGGAATCGATGCCGACGTCGGCGCCGCGGCCGACCGATTCGACGTCCCCGTCCGTGGCGTCGACGTCGACCCCGAAACGCGGTGTGCCCACTACCGGAGCGACGTCGACGTGGTCACCTTCCGGTTCGCGTGCTGTGACGCGTACTTCCCCTGTTTCCGATGTCACGCCGAGACGACCGCCCACGACGCGGTCCCGTGGCCCCGCGACCGGTTCGACGAGCCGGCGGTGCTGTGTGGCGCCTGCGGCGAGACGTTGGCGCCGACCGCGTACCTCGCGGCCGACCACGCCTGCCCCGCCTGCGGGGCCGCGTACAATCCCGGCTGTCGGGCTCACCACGATCGATACTTCGAGGTTTGA
- the hemB gene encoding porphobilinogen synthase, which yields MVLTDRPRRLRTDGVRSLVRETSLSAADLIAPVFVDATATERVPIDSMPGHERVPVDEAADRVSEVRETGVEAVILFGIPESKDPTGSRAYAADGVIQRATRQISAETDAYVIGDVCLCEYTDHGHCGVLEPDAAENPTLTVRNDETLDLLARTAVAQAEAGADMVAPSSMTDGMVAAIREALDDAGFDHVPILSYAAKYESAFYGPFREAADGAPAFGDRRHYQMDPANRREARREAALDVTEGADVLMVKPALPYLDVVGDLRREFDRPIAAYNVSGEYAMLQAAAEKGWLDLESVALESLQSIKRAGADLIVTYFAEDVAEQL from the coding sequence ATGGTACTGACGGACCGTCCCCGCCGGCTCAGAACCGACGGCGTTCGGTCGCTCGTTCGGGAGACGTCGCTGTCCGCCGCCGACCTGATCGCTCCGGTGTTCGTCGACGCCACCGCCACCGAGCGCGTGCCGATCGACTCGATGCCGGGCCACGAACGCGTGCCGGTCGACGAGGCGGCCGACCGCGTGTCGGAGGTCCGCGAGACCGGCGTGGAGGCGGTCATCCTCTTCGGAATCCCCGAGTCGAAGGACCCGACCGGGAGCCGCGCGTACGCCGCTGATGGCGTGATCCAGCGGGCCACTCGGCAGATCTCGGCCGAGACCGACGCCTACGTCATCGGCGACGTCTGTTTGTGTGAGTACACCGACCACGGCCACTGCGGCGTGCTCGAGCCCGACGCGGCCGAGAACCCGACGCTCACCGTGCGAAACGACGAGACGCTCGACCTGCTCGCACGAACCGCGGTCGCCCAGGCCGAGGCCGGCGCCGATATGGTTGCTCCCTCCTCGATGACCGACGGCATGGTCGCCGCGATCCGGGAGGCACTCGACGACGCCGGCTTCGATCACGTCCCGATCCTGAGCTACGCCGCGAAGTACGAGTCGGCCTTCTACGGCCCCTTCCGCGAGGCGGCCGACGGGGCGCCCGCCTTCGGCGACCGCCGGCACTACCAGATGGACCCCGCAAACCGTCGCGAGGCGCGCCGCGAGGCGGCCCTCGACGTGACGGAGGGTGCGGACGTGTTGATGGTCAAGCCCGCCCTTCCGTACCTCGACGTCGTTGGCGACCTCCGGCGGGAGTTCGACCGGCCGATCGCCGCCTACAACGTCTCCGGCGAGTACGCGATGTTGCAGGCCGCCGCCGAGAAGGGCTGGCTCGACCTCGAGTCGGTCGCGCTCGAGTCGCTGCAGTCGATCAAGCGCGCCGGTGCCGACCTGATCGTCACCTACTTCGCCGAGGACGTCGCCGAGCAGTTATAA
- a CDS encoding NAD(P)H-binding protein: MRVLVVGATGFVGGRLVESLRSAGHDVVAFSRSASRSRFPDDVELFEGDLDDPASVEGLCEGVDVAYYLIHSLTAENFAELDRTYARRFRNLASTAGVDRVIYLSGISGDERNLSPHLASRREVESVLEAGRFDLTVLRAAIIIGAGSASFRIVDDLTDRLPVMTVPKWVRTPCQPIGIDDAIAYLVGVLAVDETRGRIYDIGGPTVWSYESLLKLTAEEKGKRVLIVPVPVMSPRLSSHWLRLTTDVQYAIAQPLVESMRNPVTVDPERDLQSVVPIERTPIEIAIRRALAEG; the protein is encoded by the coding sequence ATGCGTGTCCTCGTCGTTGGAGCGACCGGGTTCGTGGGCGGCCGACTCGTCGAATCACTGCGCTCGGCCGGCCACGACGTCGTCGCCTTCTCCCGAAGCGCGAGCCGGTCGAGGTTCCCGGATGACGTCGAGCTGTTCGAAGGCGACCTCGACGATCCGGCATCGGTCGAGGGGCTCTGTGAGGGCGTCGACGTCGCCTACTACCTGATCCACTCGCTGACGGCCGAGAACTTCGCGGAGCTGGACCGAACCTACGCCCGTCGGTTCCGGAACCTGGCGTCGACGGCCGGCGTTGACAGGGTAATCTACCTGAGCGGCATCAGCGGCGACGAGCGGAACCTCTCGCCACACCTTGCCTCCCGCCGCGAGGTCGAGTCGGTGCTTGAGGCCGGGAGGTTCGATCTGACCGTCCTCCGGGCGGCGATCATCATCGGTGCCGGCAGCGCGAGCTTCCGGATCGTCGACGACCTCACCGACCGGCTGCCCGTGATGACGGTCCCGAAGTGGGTTCGGACGCCGTGTCAGCCGATCGGCATCGACGACGCCATCGCCTACTTGGTCGGCGTCCTCGCCGTCGACGAGACTCGGGGCCGGATCTACGACATCGGCGGGCCGACGGTGTGGTCATACGAGTCCCTGCTGAAGCTGACCGCCGAGGAGAAGGGAAAGCGCGTCCTGATCGTGCCGGTGCCGGTGATGTCCCCGAGACTCTCGTCACACTGGCTCCGACTGACGACGGACGTGCAGTACGCCATCGCCCAGCCGCTTGTGGAGAGCATGCGGAACCCCGTGACGGTCGATCCCGAGCGGGACCTGCAGTCGGTCGTTCCCATCGAGCGGACGCCGATCGAGATCGCGATCCGACGAGCGCTTGCGGAGGGCTGA